One Natronorubrum halophilum genomic window, GGAAGCCGGTTCCGTCGGCTGATGGAAACGGGTTACTCGGAGCGGTTCAAACGGCTATCCCAGCCGTTCGAGGACGTCGCTCCCCTCGAGGTACACGAATCCGTGGCGATCCGCGTACGCGCGGGCGTCGGCGGGAGTCAACGCCTCGCCGGTTTCGTCGTCCAGCATCTCACAGACGACGACGGCGGGCGAGAGATCGGCGGCCTCGGCGAGGGCGACGCCGAGTTCGGTGTGGCCCTCCCGCTGCTCGAGAAGGCCGGGTGCGGCTTTCAGCAGGTGGACGTGGCCGGGAACGCGAAACTCGTCGGCGAACGTCGTCTCGTCGACCGCGGCGGCGGCCTCGCCGAGCGCCCGGATCGTCGTCGAGCGATCGTTGTCCGTGATGCCGGTGTAGGTGTCCCGGTGGTTGACCGTCAACGAGAACGACGAGCGTTCGTCGTAGCCGAGTTCGTGGTCGCCGGTCGCGGGGTGGTCGACCTCCTCGGTGTAAAAGGGCAGGTCGAACGCGTCGGCGGTGTCGTGATCGAGTGCGACGCAGACGAGTCCACCGGCGTCGTTTCGAAGTCGGGCGACGGCGTCGGAATCGACGGCGTCGGCGTGATAGATCAGATCCGTCTCGCCCTCGCGGTCGGCCGCGTCGTGTACGAGAACGGGATCGCCGGCTCGCAGCGACTCGAGGGCGCTGTCGACGGTGCCCGCCGCGTCCGTCGCGCTCCGCTCGCTGGGCGCGCTCGCGTTCGATCGCGCCCCGGCGTGGTGGCCCGTCATTGGCGATCACCGACGTAGACGGTGACGTGATCGTCGTCCTCGAGGCCGAGTTCCGCCCGGAGTTTGTCCGGCGCGATGACCTCGAGTTGATCCTCGTCGTGGTGTGTCCGTTCGGGGGCGATGATGTGGGCGCTCTCGTAGCGGTCGCCCTCGACCGTCTCGATCGTGGCGCGATGACAGACTGCGGGGCCGTAGGTGCGTTCCTCGTCCTCCCAGCCGTCGATCGGAACCGGCTCGAGGGAGGCGATCGCGCTCCGGCGACGGACGCTGTCGTCCCGCAGGTCCACGTTCAGGGTGCCGGGGAACGGCTCGTAGCCGAGTCGGTCCTCGAACTGGCGTTTGTAGCCCGGCAGCGAGATGTAGTGACGCCCTTCACCCATGCCGCTGGTGACGGTGCCGTCGAGTTCGATCTCCGACTTCGTCTCGAAGATGCGACGGTAGTCCTCGTACTCGGCGTGGAGCGTGTGCTCGCCGTCGTCGGTGATCGCCACCCACTGGCCGTCGCTGACCGTATCTCGCTCGAGTAACCCCGCGCTCTCGAGCCGCTGGAGTCGCCGCGAGGCGGTCTGGTTCGATGCGTTGAGTCGCTCCGCAAGGTGAGAACAGGAGATCTTGACGTCGCCCTCGAGTCCCCCCTCGAGTGCGAGCAGTTTGAGCACGGCGAGTTCGTCGTGCCCGACGGCGGACTCAGCTAGTACTGACATACCACTCGGTAGGAGGAGGTAACCTAAAAGCATGCCGAATGTGGAACGCGTAACGGAACTGGAATGGGGTTTCCGAGCGTTTATCGTCTGTACCACGACGTTGGGGAGTCGGTGCAAAAAGGCATCGGTCACACCATCGGCAGGTCGTGCCCGCCGCTCAGAGTTCGCGAGCGATCGCGTCGTCGATCGCCGCGACGCGGTCCGGGCCGGTGGTCCAGAACCCGTCCCAGACTCGCGACTCGGTCTCGAGACAGAGCAGCGCCGCTGCGTCGCCAGCAGCCGACTCCGCCGGCCGATTCACGACGAACCAGGTATTCCGATAGGCCGCACTCGTGCCGGCGTGTACTGCGACGTCGAGGTCGACTGACGCTCCGTCGTCGAGGCCGTAGACGTGAACGTCGACATCGATCGCCGCGAGCGTTTCGTAGACCGCTCGCGTCCCGTCTTCGTCGTTGATCCGCGAGAATCGCTGAAACGAACTTCGTACCGTCCCGTTGTCCGCGTTCCAGGCCAGTTGCTCGATGTACCGAGAGACGAGGATCAACAGCAACTTCTCCTTGTGTGCGAGCGGATAGCCCCGAAGTCGCAGGCGCGTGTCCTCGAGCGTCGCGAGCACGTCCGGCAACTCGATCTCGCCGAGTCCGCGTGCGCCCGTCACGAACAGGTCCGAGTTGATCGCGAGAATCGAGTCGTACAACTCCGCCATCGGCGAGACGGCGACGGGAACGCCGTCCTCGAACAGGACGACCATATCGCCGTCGCCGGCGTCGTACCCCTCGAGGCCGTCCCAGCCCTCGAGACCGTCGAAGTCGTCCACGGTTCCGGTCTCGACGTCGATCGACTGGGTCTCGAGCGTCTCGGCGAGCATCGCCTCGAGCGGTCCGGAGCCGTCGACGCTAATAACGGCGATCGTCACCGCCGCAGGGTCGACCTCCTCGATGAACGATCGGAGGGTCATTTAGACGCGTAGTATCGAGTCAGCCTTACGTATTCTGCCTGACGTCGGCGCGGCCGTCTCGAGAGTCCCATCGCTATCGCCGATACAGACGGTTTCCAGGGATCGCGAGACGATCACCGGCGGGTTCGATCACGCGTAACTCAATCACCAGTGACCGGGTCGCGCTCCCAGAACTCGCTCCCTTTCTTCAGTTTCGGCACCCACGTATCCTTCGTCTTCGAGAGCAACGACACGCGGGAGGCCGGCACCTCCTTGAGTTCCGTAAACTCGGGCATGTACTCGCCGATCTCCTCGGTGAACTCGACGACCTCTTCGTGGTCGGGCATCGCCGAGCGGTCGAGTCGGCCCCGCGAGTGGCCGACGTGCATGTACGCCTTCATCTCGATGAAGTCGGGGTCGGCCTGCTGGTAGAAGCCGGCGTACCAGTCGGGATGGTGCATGTTCTCGCCCTTGACGAGCGTCGTTCGGAGCACGGTTCGGGTCTCGTCCTTGTCGGCGAGGACGTCCATCGTCTCGAGCAGTTTCTCCCAGGCGTCGTCCTCCATCGCGCCGACGACCTGATCGAACGTGTGGCGTTCGGCAGCGTCGACGCTGACGTACAGTTGCGTCGGGTCGCACTCTCGAAGCACCTCGGGTCGCGTGCCGTTCGAGACGAGGAAGGTCGTAATGTCGCGGTCGTGGAAGGCGTCGATGAGTTCGGGCAGGTACGGGTACAGCGACGGTTCGCCGTCGAGGGAGATGGCGACGTGACGGGGCTCCATCGCCTGGTCGAACGCCTCGCGCGGGACCTCGTCGTTGCCGCCGAAGCCCGAGAGAAGCCGCTTTTGCAGTTTGAGAGAGGCGTCGACGACCGCCTCGGGGTCGTCCCACTCGACGTCGTCCATCTCGTAGGAGTGGCCCTGGTGGTCGCGCCAGCAGAAGACGCAGCGCTCGTTACACCGCACGACGGGCGTCATCTGGATGCAGCGGTGGGACTCGATCCCGTAGTAGATGTTCTTGTAACACTTGCCCTCGCCGCGCAGGGCGTTGGCCGTCCAGCCGCACGTCTGGGCGGCCGTGTGATTCTCGCTGTGGTAGTCCGGGCTCGAGACCTGCATCGGACCGCCGTCGCCCTCGTCCTGGTCCTGGTCGGCGTCGGTCCCAGCATCGACGCCCGACTCGGCGGAGTTGCTCATGTTGCCCTCGCTTGGACCGGGGCGGTCAAAAGGCGTGTGGTGTCGTGCAGGTCGAACACGGACGATCCGGCGGCCGGCGTCACGGCTCGAGTTCCGCTCGAAAGAACGCGTTCGTGTCGCTGCGCTATTCGTGGGGCAGTTCGCCCGGATCGGCGGGTTCGTCGTCTTCGATCGTCACTTCGCGTTCGAAGCCGTACAGGACGATCCCGGTGTTGGCGGTCATGATGACGCCGGTCATCGGTGCCGCCGGGACGAACAGGTACAATCCGATCCCGACCGCGAAGGGGGCCGCGACGATGGCGGCCCACAGCAGCGGGCGCGAGAACTCGACGCGGCTCGCGTCCCAGCGGGCCACGGCGAAGAGCGCGACCGTCCCCACGAGTCCGAAGGCGGCGACGAGCGTGTCTACGACCATACGTAACGGTTCGTCGGCCGGAAGAAAAGCGTTCTGAGTGAGACGGTCGAGCGCGCTCGAGATTCCGTCACGACGGCGACGTCTCGCTCGAGTACTCACACTGCGGCGGCATGAGCTACCCCACGCGTGGGTTCCGCAGGGATCACCCGGAGCCGCGAACCTGCTCGAGCGCGGCCAGCGTCCCATCCGCGTGGGCCTCCTCCAGAACCTCGTCCGCCGCCGCTTTCGCCGTCTCGTCGGCGTTCGCCACGGCGAAGCTTCGGCCGGCGACTTCGAACGTCGAGACGTCGTTGATCGAGTCGCCGACGGCGACGGCCGCCTCCGGGTCGAAACCGACGTGCTCGGCGACCGTCTCGAGACCGTCGCCCTTGTTCGGATCGGTATCCTTGACGTGGTAGGCGTAGCCGGTGTCGACCACCTCGAGGCCGTGTGCGGCGGCGATCTCGCGTAAGGGCTCGATCGGCTGCTCTAAATTGACGGCGATCTCGGTCTCTCGCCACCGATTCACCGTGTTCTCGGGTCCCCAACCAGTCGAGTAGCCGGCGGCGCGGTAGTCCTCGAGGACGGCCTGGGCGGCCGCCCGGTCGGCGGTGAAGAAGACGTCGTCGCCGGTGTAGACGACGCCCCCGTTTTCGGCGACGACGAGTTCCGGGATGCCGACGAAGTGACAGAGCGCGACGGGGTAGGGGAAAGCCTTCCCGGTCGCGATAACGACGGGAGCCTCCCAGTCGCGGATGGGATCGAAAACGCGGGGGTCGATGCCCCACCCTTCGGGGCGGGTGAGTGTGCCGTCGATATCGAGAACCAGCGGCGGATCGGCGGTCATAGCCGTCACTCGAGGGCTGCGTGACCTAAAGGAGTCGGTTCGGGTGTGCTCGAGACGGACGGTTTGCCGGCGACACGTCCCGGTCCCCCGGTCGAAAATCCGTTCAGAAGCCCTACCGAGATTCGGACCGTCGAATCGTTTCTTCGCGGAACGCGCGTTCGCTGCACGTGCGTAGTTACCGCTGGCTTCCTACCGGTTACGGATACCGTGCGTAGCCTCGCACAAGAGATACGGCGCGAACGTGACACTCGGTGGCTGTCGATCACGAGGGGGAGTGAGCGTTCGGTGAAGTAAATCTCGAGATGCGTCAGGCCTCCTGACCTCTATCAGAACGAGATGGCAAACGGAGACTCGTTTTGGGGACGAGAAGAGGGATTTGAGAGACGCTACTCCTGAGCGGCAGGGTCGTCTCGTGGGTGGGCTTTCTTGAACAACGGCCACGCGAGTACCATCAAACTGGAAAAAAGGACGATGAACGCGACCCCGATGACTCCACCTGAGGCTCCGAGAAGAGAGATACCGAGCGTTCCACCGATAGCCAGTACGACTACACCCATAACCACCGCCTGTATGCCGCTATATCCGCCGGTAGCGACCGAATCACCGACCATGAGCGAATAATCTATCTATAGTAACGAATACGTTCTGTCGCCGAAGTACGTGCTGCGTTCGCGCGTTCGCAGTTCTACCGAACAGTTAGTTCACTGACTTCGATGTGGAATAAGCGGAGCCTTGTGCTGAACTCAGCCGCTATATCTCGCACGCCGTTCTTGACAAGTATCGTGTAGCTCGACGCGATGAGTGGTGTATGAACTTCCCATACGTGCCGCTTGGGCGGCACTCGTCTCTTTCGTCGAGTTCTACTAGCGCCGGAAACTGAAGGTGCCAACAGGAGATCGGAAAAACGGACCGCAGTCGGAGTCCGAGTTCCTTCAGAGCCCGAGATAGCCCGCGTTCGGAAGGACCCCGACCAGATAGAGGACCCCGATGACGAACATGAATATCGCGATCGCCATCGCCGGCGGGTCGACGTGCGTCCCGGAGTGCGAGTAGAACATCCGCTGGGTTACCTCACCGAGGAGGCCGCTGATCGCGCCGAACACACCGGCGACGAGTAACACGACCGGCTCGCTTCCGATGACGGGCATGGCGATTACCGCGCCCACGGCACCCAGCAGGCTGATGTGATGAGTGACCGGGATCTTCTCGACGCCGAGGTTGAGAAACAGCAGGCTCATCGCGGAGATCGCATAGCCCAGGAAGATGCTCCCGGTCTCGAGCCAGATGTAGCCGCCGAGGACACCGGCGACGAGGCCGATGGCGATAACCCCGGACCACTTGTACTGGTGTGGCAGCCAGGGTTCGGTCGCCAGCCGGTTCGTCTCGGTGCCGCCGTCGGCCGACACGCGTTTCTCCTCCCGTTCGAACGGCGACATGTCGAGGATGTTCGAGCCGCCGACCTTGCCGACGAGCGGGTAGCCGAACACCAGTCGGGCCAGGAAGGCCGTCGCCACGACCGAGAGCGCGATGTTGTCGGTCGGGAATCCGAGCTCGCCCATCGCCTGCGTGAAGAGCATCCCGATTGCGCCGAAGATCGCCCCGACCGCGAGGATGTCGGGTTTGGTCCCGAACGCGTACAGGATGTCCTTTCCGAAGTGGTAGTCCCAACCGGCGGGCTCCATTTCGGGATAGCGCTTCCCGGCGTACGCCGTGGCAGCGACACCGCCGGCGAAGGCGATGTGCGGGCCGGTAACCGCGCCGAAGCCGATGACGTCGGTAATGCCGGTCGCGAGGTCCCCCGACGGGATGCCTTCGACGTCACTGATCGTTCCCTCGAGGATCGCGATTCCTTCGCCGAGGAAGACGACGAAGCCCGTGAAGATGAACGAGGGCAGTGCGCCGAGCGCCGCGCCGAAGGCACCCCCGGCGAGGGCGGCGATAATCAGGATGACGAGCGGTTCGGCCTCCAGGCCGAAGACGGGAAGTTGAAGGAGCGCTCCGGTCATGGATTACTCCCCACCGTCCCGCGCCCAGTCGAGCGATCGATCGATCGCGTCGCCCCACCGGTCGTACATCTCGTCGGCGTCGTCGCCGTCCATCTCGGGCGCGAACTCGCGATCGATCTGCCAGTTGTCGCGCAGGCTGTCGACGTCGTCCCAGTAGCCGACGGCGAGACCGGCGGCGTACGCCGATCCGAGCGCCGTCGTCTCGTCGACGACCGGCCGGACGATCTCCGAGCCGATGATATCCGACTGGAGCTGACAGAGGTAGTTGTTCTTGACCGCGCCGCCGTCGACCTTCAGGGAGGTCATCTCGATCCCCGAATCGGCCTCCATCGCCTCCGCGACGTCCCGCGTCTGGTAGGCGATCGACTCGAGGGTCGCCCGAACGATGTGTTCCTTGCGCGTGCCGCGGGTCATCCCGACGATGGTCCCGCGTGCGCGCTGGTCCCAGTGGGGCGCACCCAGTCCCGTGAAGGCGGGGACGACGTAGACGCCGTCCGTCGAGTCGACGCTGCGGGCGAGCTCCGCCGTCTCCGCGGGATCGTCGATCAGCGACAGGTCCTCGAGCCACTCGATCGCCGCGCCGGTGATGAAGATCGATCCCTCGAGGGCGTACTGGACGTCCTCGCCCGATTTCTGGAACCCGATCGTCGTCAGGAGGCCGTGATCGCTCTCGACGGCCTCGTTGCCGGTGTTCATCAGGAAGAACGAGCCCGTTCCGTAGGTGTTCTTCGCGTCGCCGGCGTCGAAACAGGTCTGACCGAACAGGGCCGCCTGCTGGTCGCCGAGCGCGCCCGCGACGGGGATCTCGGCCTCGAGGAAGCCCTCCTCATCGGTCGTCCCGTACGTTTCGTCGTCGCTCGACGGACGGACCTCCGGCAACATCGCCTCGGAAACCGAGAACTCGGAGAGGAGTTCGTCGTCCCACTCGAGGTCGTGGATGTTGTACAACATCGTGCGCGAGGCGTTCGTGACCTCGGTGATGTGGTTGCCCGTGAGGTTGTAGATCAGCCACGTGTCGATCGTTCCGAAGAGGATCTCGCCCCGTTCCGCGCGGTCGCTGATGTCGTCGGGGCGCGCGCGTTCCATCTTGATCGGATCCGCGTTCTCGAGCAGCCACTCGGCTTTCGTCGCCGAGAAGTAGGCGTCGGCCTCGAGGCCGGTCTTCTCGCGGATGGGGCCGACCAGTCCGTCCTCCTCGAGTTGCTCGACGCGGTCGGTCGTGCGCCGATCCTGCCAGACGATGGCGTTGTGGACCGGCTGACCGGAGTCCGCGTCCCACAACAGCGTCGTTTCGCGCTGGTTGGTCACGCCGATGGCCTCGAGTTGGTCGGCGCTGATACCCGCCTGCTCGAGCGCCTGCGTGATGACGTGCTTTGTATTTTCCCAGATCTCTCGCGGGTCGTGTTCGACCCAGCCGGGTTCTGGATAAATCTGTTCGTGTTTTTCGTATGCGTTCGCGACAACCTGCCCGCCGTGATCGAACACGATGAAGCGCGTACCGGTCGTCCCTTGGTCTACCGCACCGACGTACGTATTGTCTGTCACTGGTGGTCACCCCTTATTGTACCGCTCGCACGATGTATTTATCGACGG contains:
- the ribB gene encoding 3,4-dihydroxy-2-butanone-4-phosphate synthase; its protein translation is MTGHHAGARSNASAPSERSATDAAGTVDSALESLRAGDPVLVHDAADREGETDLIYHADAVDSDAVARLRNDAGGLVCVALDHDTADAFDLPFYTEEVDHPATGDHELGYDERSSFSLTVNHRDTYTGITDNDRSTTIRALGEAAAAVDETTFADEFRVPGHVHLLKAAPGLLEQREGHTELGVALAEAADLSPAVVVCEMLDDETGEALTPADARAYADRHGFVYLEGSDVLERLG
- a CDS encoding DUF120 domain-containing protein produces the protein MSVLAESAVGHDELAVLKLLALEGGLEGDVKISCSHLAERLNASNQTASRRLQRLESAGLLERDTVSDGQWVAITDDGEHTLHAEYEDYRRIFETKSEIELDGTVTSGMGEGRHYISLPGYKRQFEDRLGYEPFPGTLNVDLRDDSVRRRSAIASLEPVPIDGWEDEERTYGPAVCHRATIETVEGDRYESAHIIAPERTHHDEDQLEVIAPDKLRAELGLEDDDHVTVYVGDRQ
- a CDS encoding histidine kinase, coding for MTLRSFIEEVDPAAVTIAVISVDGSGPLEAMLAETLETQSIDVETGTVDDFDGLEGWDGLEGYDAGDGDMVVLFEDGVPVAVSPMAELYDSILAINSDLFVTGARGLGEIELPDVLATLEDTRLRLRGYPLAHKEKLLLILVSRYIEQLAWNADNGTVRSSFQRFSRINDEDGTRAVYETLAAIDVDVHVYGLDDGASVDLDVAVHAGTSAAYRNTWFVVNRPAESAAGDAAALLCLETESRVWDGFWTTGPDRVAAIDDAIAREL
- the twy1 gene encoding 4-demethylwyosine synthase TYW1, producing the protein MSNSAESGVDAGTDADQDQDEGDGGPMQVSSPDYHSENHTAAQTCGWTANALRGEGKCYKNIYYGIESHRCIQMTPVVRCNERCVFCWRDHQGHSYEMDDVEWDDPEAVVDASLKLQKRLLSGFGGNDEVPREAFDQAMEPRHVAISLDGEPSLYPYLPELIDAFHDRDITTFLVSNGTRPEVLRECDPTQLYVSVDAAERHTFDQVVGAMEDDAWEKLLETMDVLADKDETRTVLRTTLVKGENMHHPDWYAGFYQQADPDFIEMKAYMHVGHSRGRLDRSAMPDHEEVVEFTEEIGEYMPEFTELKEVPASRVSLLSKTKDTWVPKLKKGSEFWERDPVTGD
- a CDS encoding phosphoglycolate phosphatase; amino-acid sequence: MTADPPLVLDIDGTLTRPEGWGIDPRVFDPIRDWEAPVVIATGKAFPYPVALCHFVGIPELVVAENGGVVYTGDDVFFTADRAAAQAVLEDYRAAGYSTGWGPENTVNRWRETEIAVNLEQPIEPLREIAAAHGLEVVDTGYAYHVKDTDPNKGDGLETVAEHVGFDPEAAVAVGDSINDVSTFEVAGRSFAVANADETAKAAADEVLEEAHADGTLAALEQVRGSG
- the glpK gene encoding glycerol kinase GlpK — translated: MTDNTYVGAVDQGTTGTRFIVFDHGGQVVANAYEKHEQIYPEPGWVEHDPREIWENTKHVITQALEQAGISADQLEAIGVTNQRETTLLWDADSGQPVHNAIVWQDRRTTDRVEQLEEDGLVGPIREKTGLEADAYFSATKAEWLLENADPIKMERARPDDISDRAERGEILFGTIDTWLIYNLTGNHITEVTNASRTMLYNIHDLEWDDELLSEFSVSEAMLPEVRPSSDDETYGTTDEEGFLEAEIPVAGALGDQQAALFGQTCFDAGDAKNTYGTGSFFLMNTGNEAVESDHGLLTTIGFQKSGEDVQYALEGSIFITGAAIEWLEDLSLIDDPAETAELARSVDSTDGVYVVPAFTGLGAPHWDQRARGTIVGMTRGTRKEHIVRATLESIAYQTRDVAEAMEADSGIEMTSLKVDGGAVKNNYLCQLQSDIIGSEIVRPVVDETTALGSAYAAGLAVGYWDDVDSLRDNWQIDREFAPEMDGDDADEMYDRWGDAIDRSLDWARDGGE